From Paenibacillus sp. FSL H8-0537:
GGTCTTCCGGAAGAATACCAATACCCGAATCGGATATGCGGACTGTCACGTTCTTGATATTCTGTTTCATCCTGACGCTAATTCGGGCACCATCTTTGGAAAATTTGATGCCATTGCCGAGGATATTGATCCACACCTGATTTAACTGGTCATGATCGGCCGTGATTTTGGTGGGCTGCAAATCAAGATCGAACTGAATGTTGCGGGCTGACCATTGGGGTTGAATAGCGACGATTACTCGTCTGATCTGTTCATCTAGACTGAGTGTGGCGAGCCGCATTTGCAAGGACTGAGATTCAAGCAAACTCAGCTTTAGCAGACTATCACTCATTTTGGACATTCGTGCAGTTTCAGTGATGATAATATCGAGATAACAGCTTCGTTCGTCATCCGGGAGGTCTACCTGCTTGAGCGCTATAGCAAAACCGGAAATGGAAGTGAGCGGAGACTGAACTTCATGGGACACGTTTGTCACGAATTCCCTGCGCATCTGCTCAAGCTGCTGTAGATCGTGCATCATTTCTTCGAAGCTGCGAGCCAAAGTACCTATCTCACCCTTTTGTTTAATATTAAGCTTGACGTTGAAATCTCCAGCAGCTATAAGCCGGGTCGCTTCAGTCAGCTTTTTGATCGGTCTCACCAATTGGATGAATGAACGAGCAGCTAATTTGCTTTGAAGTGAAGAAACGACTTTGACGTCACAACACAGAGAAACCCGTCGAGGTGAACGAATTCCACACAATTGTTATAACTATAGCTCTAATGAGTCATTCCTTCTGTATTGGTCATATTATAGAATTTCATTACAATCATTACTTTCTATTTCATAGTGGAGGTCAAGAGAATATTTAATGATTTTAAGAATTTTTGAACCCATGCGGTTAAGGAGGAGAATATATGCAAACTTGGAAAGTTGGTATCTTGTTGTTTGAAGATGTAGAAGTACTTGACTTTGCCGGTCCTTTTGAGGTATTTGCCGTTACGGCATTGAATCGAGGTCAAGCGGATGAATATAAGCCGTTCGAAGTGACCACGATTTCGGAATCTGGTCATTTTATTACAGCGAGGAACGGTTTGAAAGTAATTCCCGATTACAGTTTAAATAACGCTCCTGCGTATGATTTACTGGTCATTCCTGGAGGAATAGGAACAAGGCGTGAGATCCATAACACTATATTGCTCGATTGGATCCGTAAGCGCTATGAAGAAGTGCAATGGATGACATCGGTTTGTACGGGAGCTTTCCTGCTGGCTAAGGCAGGAGTGCTTGACGATAAAAGTGCGACAACGCATTGGGCGAGTCTGGAAAGGTTGAGAAACGATTATCCCAAAGTAACCGTCGTTGAAGGCGTCAAATTTGTTGATGAGGATCGCATCGTTACTTCTGCAGGTATTTCCGCGGGTATTGATATGGCTTTTCATATGATAAATCGATTGCTCGGTACGACAGTTGCAGAGAGAACTGCGCGTATCATGCAATACGATATTTATTTTGATGGGCAGGCGACACGTTGACATCATTGTTAATTCTTCAAACCATTAAAATCAGAGAAAGTAGGAACGTAGTTGATAACTAAGATAACATATGCTGTGATGAGCCTTATTTTCATTTTCGCTTTGATGGGCTGTAGTTCTCATACGAACCAAAGCCATCATTCAGCTAATACACCGGATTCAGTTGCGGCAGAGAATCCAAGTAGTTCTGAAACATCATCTTTTAATCAGCAGCAGTATTTGATCTTTGAGGACGATGTAGAACAAGAAGTTATTTTAAATAAAAAACCCGAACGTGTAGTTATTTTGAATACTGAGGCGCTTAATCTATTCTACCAGCTTGGGGGCCAAGCGGTCGGAAGAGCCAGCGCTCTGGGAACACCAGTACCAGAGGTGGCCATGGGAGCAGAGGATGTCGGGCAAATTAATCAGATAAGCCTGGAAAAAATCACAAGCATGAACCCGGATCTCGTGATCGGGCATCCTCGTTTTCATGCAAATTTGAAAGAGGCTCTTGCTACCAGTCATATCCCGCTCGCTTTAGTCAATGTCAATAGTTATGATCATATTCAAAGAACCGGAAAACTATTCGGACAAATTATTGGAAAAGAATCCGAGACGGAAGAAGTGCTGAAAGAAACGGATAACCATGTCCAGATGATTATTAACCAAGTGCCCGATACAACGCCGAAATTTGCATTTATTTCAATCGCGTCTACAGGGTTATCCATTCAAAAGAGTGGCAGTCTCGCGCTTGATATAGCCGATAAACTGAAGCTGAAAAATGTGGCCGAAGGTATGCAGTCTGGTCAAATGCCGAACTCCGTTCCCTACAGCATCGAAAAATTAATTGAGGCCGATCCGGAGTATTTATTCATGATTGTGTATGGAACGGAGGAGTACGGCCGCCAGAAGATCAAAGATGATTTTGAAAGTAACCCCGCATGGGCTTCACTGCGGGCTGTAAAGGAAAATAGAATGGTGTTTTTACCATCAGATTTTGTCAATTCACCAGGCTTGAAAATCGATCAGTTGTTCGAATATCTCGCAAAGCTGGTATATCCCGATGAATATGGAAAATAAGTCGGCATCGGATTTTAGAAAAACCGCATCCTGGCGAATTACCGTCTTCTTGATATTAATCCTATTGGCTGTGGCAGGGGTAATATTCAGCCTCGTCAGCGGAGCCGTCAAAGTAAGCTTGATGGAAATTATTCACGTATTTACAGGCAGCGAGCAAGGTTCTATACGGGATATCATCTGGAACGTCCGATTGCCAAGAACGCTGATTGCCGGTCTTGTTGGGCTCAATCTTTCGCTAGCAGGTGTTTTGCTGCAGGGAGTCATGCGAAATATGATGGCTGATCCGCATATTATTGGCGTATCTTCAGGGGCGGGGTTGTTCGGCATCACCACGCTTGTCATGTTTCCGGCGTATGCCTACCTGATGACACCTGTCGCTTTCCTGGGAGCGCTTGGGGCTGCGTTGATTATTTATGCACTTGCTTGGAAGAACGGAGCAAATCCCGGTCGGATCATTTTGGCGGGGGTGGCCGTTTCTGCTTTTTTCAGTTCGGGTACCACGGGTCTACTCACCTTTTATAGCGATCGGGTACATGGAGCATTGCTATTTCTTGTGGGCGGACTTTCGGCGAAGAGCTGGCCTCAACTGCAGACCCTACTTCCTTATACCATAATCGGCGTCCTTTTCGCACAAATGGCAGCCCCGAGAATGAATATCCTGATGCTTGGCGATTCATATGCGAAAGGGCTGGGTCTACATGTCGAGCGGACGCGACTGCTCGTAACGGCTGTCGCGGCGCTCCTGGCTGCCAGCGCAGTCAGCGTTGTCGGTTTGCTTGCTTTCATCGGCATGGTGGTCCCTCATGCTGCAAGACTGCTAATTGGCAACGACTATCGAATCTTGCTTCCTGCCACGGCATTGCTTGGTATCGCTGTACTTACCATATTCGATACGCTCGCCCGAATACTTTTTGCTCCTATTGAGCTGCCCGTAGGAATTATTATGGGTGCCGTGGGTGCTCCCTTTTTCCTATATTTACTTAGAAAGAGGGGGATGCAAGAGTGATTCGCGGAGAAGATCTAATTGTCAAATATCGCGGAAATGCGGTCATGGATCATGTTAACATTGAATTTAAAGCGGGACTTATTCACAGCATACTTGGTCCGAACGGTTGCGGGAAAAGCACGTTGTTAAAAGTGCTCTCCCGCCGGCTTCAGGGAGAAAGCGGTGTTTTCTATATTGACGTAAAATATGTAAAAACTCACTCGCTTATCTCGAACTTAATGCAGAGGAACTCGTCGATGATCTGATGACTTCTGCAGGGTGGCAGGAAACGCTGGACGAAAATAAGAATTTCATCAGCTATCTTATCCATAGCGGCGATCTGCAATTTGCAGTCGGCAACTCATTGACAGATGTTGAAGTGATAGAGTTTACCCAAGGTGTGCTCGACACTGAGCGTGTTGAATATGACGGAACAATTGCTTCGCTGGCTGGTACTTTTTCTATTGGGGCGGAGGTCACCATCAAACAGTACGGTGATCAACCAGTAAAAGGCGAAGTAACGGTGAGTGGCTTGATTAACGTGCAATTTGAGCTTGATGCTGATAATAAAGAGGACAAAATCAAGCAGAATACCGTAAAACTTCAACTTGGCGGATTCGATGTAACGGAATTTGTTGAATATACTGATGCTGAAGATTCGGAGTGGGCAAGTAAGGACCTCGAGTATTGAGCTGGGTGTGATCAATAATACAAAGATCGGGAGCAATTCAGAAGAGCACTTTGCATAGAATATGATAATTAGACTGCGATTGCTCAACCATTGCCTTTATACACTACTTTTCTTTTAGCAATTTCTAACAAATGGCAGACAGTCGTCTGCTATTTTTTTGCAAATGGAAGGGAGTAGTGGAGAGTACGGATGTCGAAAGAAAATAAAGTTGTTGACTGACGTTGCTGATAAACTAGCACGCCAGCTGCTGCACCGAGCAGCTGACGGCTAGTGCCTCCGGCTTGACCGACTGCACCAAACTGCCGAAGTCAGAAGAATAACCATGAACCTGTGCTGCAGCGCTCCTAAGCAGCGGCGCACCAATCGGCCGGAACCGACTCATCCGGAAGACTCCGGCTCGTGTCAGCGGAGTTTTGCCAGTCTACAACTTTATTTTTCAGTTTAATACTTTATTTTCTTTTAACAACATGTTCAGTGACATTATAGTTGTTTCCTTTGGGAAACAATCCTCATCAGCATGAGTAGCATTTCAAATTTTCCAACGCGTTTTTAAAGCCATAAGATTCAAGCATATCGCGTTCCTCTGGCTTTAACGTCGGCACCGCCCAAACCAGAGAATATTTAGCCCGTGTATTTGCAACGTATCCAATACGTCCTGATTCGAGCTCTTTTTCAATCCATTGCTTCCAGTGTCCACTACCCGTGTTACGTAGACTCTAGACTACCATCACACTATTGAAATCCTTACCCTTAACTGAATGTATAGGATTAATTGAAACAAGGTTTATCGTATCAGTTGTTTTGAACACCTTAATAATGTCTTTCGCAGTACCTTTTGGGGTTATCATTTTCGTGGTCTTAAAGTCCCTTTCCTCACTATCCGATGAAGAGAGTCCCTGATATGCCTTTTGTATTATTTCTAAAAAATTATCATTAAACTTCTTATACCAAGTTGAATAAGTAATCCCATCCAAATTTACTAAATCAGAAAAAGCCAAACATCCCTCTAAAAAATCTTTTATGAAAATTCTCCATCTAAACACTGAATTAATTGTACTAGGACAGTAATAATTATTCTTTGTTTTTGCTCCCCCGAACCACCGATGCATTTGCTTACTTGCAAGCTCCGGGTCTGTCAATAGCTTTGTGTTAGCATTAGCTATTCCTAATTGCTCTAGCCAAGTGCATATCATCCCCCCAGATACTTTCAAAACGTTTAGCGCTTCTGCTTATTCTAATATTAATGTTTAGTACGAAGCTAACAAATTTAGTTGCCCGTAATCTATTTTCAAATCCATTCAGAGCTTGCCCTGCTTAATATATTTAGGTAATGCGGCTCCAATAATAATACTCCCTTATTATCAACACACATTACTCCACATGTGTCGAGACTTCCTATTTGAAATAAGGCAAGGGCTATCCCCTAAGCAGTTAATTTTACCGCTTTAAGGATAACCCTTGTTATTTACATCTAAAATAAGTTTGGGTTGACGATTTTCACTTTACTTGCTCATTTGAGCCAGCATGTTCAGCAGAACCGTTACGGCCTCCGCTCTTGTTGCATGGTCCCCAGGGGCAAATTGGTTGTCGCCTTTCCCTTGCACGATGCTTGCTTGCTTTACATAGGCAACCGCAGCTTTTGCCCACGCTGGAATGTCCTTGTCGTCTGCGAAGCTAGTTGCTGTGGCATTCGCTTCGCTATATTTACCCAAAGCACCCGCAATCATCGCTGCCATCTCTGCACGTGTAATTTCCCCAGTTGGACGGAAAGTACCGTCCTCATAGCCATTAATAATGCCTGCTTGTACTGCTTGCGCGACCGCTTTCTGCGCCCAGCTTCCGATCTTCGCTGTATCTGTGAACGTCAGCACCGCTCCCGCTCCTTGCGTCTTCAACGCATTCATCAGCATGACGGCAAATTCCGCACGAGTCACGGTTTTGTCCGGCTTAAACGTGCCGTCCTGATAACCAGTGACGATTCCGCTGCTTACCGCTTGCTTGATGCTTGCCTTCGCCCAGTGTGCGGATATATCGCTAAAGTTAATCGTTGGTTTTGGCTCACTTGCCGCTTGCCCTACAACCATTACCGCAAATTTTGTAAAGTGGGTTACTTCTGCGGTAATCTGATTACCCCTAACAACACCGCCAACTTCCACCCATTTCTTCTGCACTTCATCATAATAGAACACGGCTGCTCTTTGATTACCGCTCAATTTTGTCGGATCAAACTTAAAAGTCAGTGTTACCGGTTTACTGAAGTTCTCTGAGAAATTTTTCAGAATCTCGAAGATCGGACTAGCCAGAACGTCTTCATCCGTTAGAAGATCTTGAGTTCCAGTAAGTTTTTCAATCGTTAATTTCAGTTCTTTGTCCGTTGCATTTGCCGGAATATCTATTGTGATTGCATCTCCCAAACTAACCTTACCCGTTTTGCCTGCGGGAAGCGATAAATCACCATTCACTGAGATTACTTTGCTGTCATCTGGTGGTGTTGGGCTGCCGCCGCTACCGCCACCAGGGCTGGCCGTCCACTGCGCGTACAGCGTCACATTTGCCGCTGCCATGGTGAAAGTAGCGCCTGTCACATAGCTTGTGCCACTTCCGTTAGCCGCCGTGTTCCAACCTGTGAAGGTGTGGCCCGTCTTCACCAAGCTTCCCGTGTTTCCTAATACGGTTACCGTTGCATTTTGCGCATACGGATTGCTATCCGTTGGCACGCTTCCTCCCGTGCTGCCATTGCCGTTATACGTTACGGTGTATGTCGGGTTGGCCGTCCACTGCGCGTACAGCGTCACGTTCGCCGCTCCCATGCCGAACGTTGCATTTGCCGCATATGGTGTTCCTGTTCCGTCGGCCGCCGTGTTCCAACCTGTGAAGGTGTGGCCCGTCTTCACCAAGCTTCCCGTGTTTCCTAATACGGTTACCGTTGCATGTTGCTCGTACGAATTGCTATCCGTTGGCACGGTTCCTCCCGTGCTGCCATTACCATTGTACGTTACGGTGTATGTCGGGTTGACCGTCCACTGCGCGTACAGCGTCACGTTTGCCGCTCCCATGCCGAACGTTGCATTTGCCGCATAGGCTGTTCCTGTTCCGTTGGACGCCGTGTTCCAACCTGCGAAGGTGTGGCCCGTCTTCACCAAGCTTCCCGTGTTTCCTCTTACGGTTACCGTTGCATGTTGCTCGTACGGATTGCTATCCGTTGGCACGGTTCCTCCCGTGCTGCCATTACCATTGTACGTTACGGTGTATGTCGGGTTGACCGTCCACTGCGCGTACAGCGTCACGTTTGCCGCTCCCATGCCGAACGTTGCATTTGCCGCATAGGCTGTTCCTGTTCCGTTGGACGCCGTGTTCCAACCTGCGAAGGTGTGGCCCGTCTTCACCAAGCTTCCCGTGTTTCCTCTTACGGTTACCGTTGCATGTTGCTCGTACGGATTGCTATCCGTTGGCACGGTTCCTCCCGTGCTGCCATTACCATTGTACGTTACGGTGTATGTCGGGTTGACCGTCCACTGCGCGTACAGCGTCACGTTCGCCGATCCCATGCCGAACGTTGCATTTGCCGCATAGGCTGTTCCTGTTCCGTTGGACGCCGTGTTCCAACCTGCGAAGGTGTGGCCCGTCTTCACCAAGCTTCCCGTGTTTCCTCTTACGGTTACCGTTGCATGTTGCTCGTACGGATTGCTATCCGTTGGCACGGTTCCTCCCGTGCTGCCATTTCCGTTGTACGTTACGGTGTATGTCGGGTTGACCGTCCACTGCGCGTACAGCGTCACGTTCGCCGATCCCATGCCGAACGTTGCATTTGCCGCATAGGCTGTTCCTGTTCCGTTGGACGCCGTGTTCCAACCTGCGAAGGTGTGGCCCGTCTTCACCAAGCTTCCCGTGTTTCCTCTTACGGTTACCGTTGCATGTTGCTCGTACGGATTGCTATCCGTTGGCACGGTTCCTCCCGTGCTGCCATTTCCGTTGTACGTTACGGTGTATGTCGGGTTGACCGTCCACTGCGCGTACAGCGTCACGTTCGCCGATCCCATGCCGAACGTTGCATTTGCCGCATAGGCTGTTCCTGTTCCGTTGGACGCCGTGTTCCAACCTGCGAAGGTGTGGCCCGTCTTCACCAAGCTTCCCGTGTTTCCTCTTACGGTTACCGTTGCATGTTGCTCGTACGGATTGCTATCCGTTGGCACGGTTCCTCCCGTGCTGCCATTGCCGTTATACGTTACGGTGTATGTCGGGTTGGCCGTCCACTGCGCGTACAGCGTCACGTTTGCCGCTCCCATGCCGAACGTTGCATTTGCCGCATAGGCTGTTCCTGTTCCGTTGGACGCCGTGTTCCAACCTGCGAAGGTGTGGCCCGTCTTCACCAAGCTTCCCGTGTTTCCTCTTACGGTTACCGTTGCATGTTGCTCGTACGGATTGCTATCCGTTGGCACGGTTCCTCCCGTGCTGCCATTTCCGTTGTACGTTACGGTGTATGTCGGGAGATCAATGTTTTGAAATATGTCTCCTCTGTTACCTACCACGATAAACGTGCCGTTGCCGTAGGTGACGCCATTAAGAGACCCGAACGCAGCCTCATAGCTTTTCGTCCAACTCACTAAGTCACTGGAGGTATAGATAGAATTAAATGATCCCACACCCACATACGTACCATTTCCGTAGGAGACACTATGAAGGACGCCAGAATTTACCAACGCACATTTCTCACAGATAAGGCCCGACGTGGTGATCTTACTCCAGCTCACTCCGTCAACGGAGGTCAATATCGTTGTTCCGTCTACTGCCCAGGACACAAACTTACCATTTAGGTATTTGACGCCTTTAAGATCTGCCGCAGTGCCCGAATTTTGGCTCGTCCAGCTCACTCCGTCACTGGAGGTCAGTATCGTTCCATTTTGCCCCACCGCCACAAACTTTTGGTTGCCGTAGGTGACGCCCTTAAGTACTGACGTGGTGCTTACATTGCGATCCGTCCATAAGTCCGGCGTCTCGCTCGTCGTAGAGGTGTATATGGCTCCTATATTTCCAGCAATTTTGTTCCCCACCGCCACATAAAGGCCGTTGCCGTAACTAACGCCCCAAAGGGATAAATAATTATTGAGGGTATGGCCCGTTTTCCAGATCACTCCGTCACTAGAGGACGATGCAAGTCCAGCTCTAGTCACAGCCACAAACTGGCCATTATCGCAACTGATACTAGAAAGCTTGAGTGTATTTTCCGGTTCGTAATACGTCCAACTCGTTCCGTCACTCGAGGTTAAGATGCCTCCCTCATCAGTCACCGCCATAAACTTGCCGTTACCGTAGCAGACGTCCTGATTACTGGTAACAAGGTTATTAGGTTTCCGATTAACCCAATTATCAGTAGAAGCAGCAGTAGCAAAAGTAGGGACCATCCCCAATAGAATAATTAATACCATTAATAAAGAAATCCAACGTTTGTTCATAAATTGTTTCACTCACCTTTGTCTAGATTCGACATTCTCCTCTACTATAAATTAAAATAAACAAAATAGAACCTACCCGCCTGGGGTAGGTTTTTAAAAACAGGATAGGCATTTTAACCAAGTCTCTATAATTGCTTTGCAAGTTCCAGTGCTTGTTTACGATTGTTTACTTCAAGCTTTTTGTAGATGTTTTTAATATGAAATTTCACGGTATCTACCGTAATATTCAGACGCTCGGCAATTTCCTTGTTCATCAATCTATCCATGATTAGCAGCAAAATTTTAAATTCCTGGCTTGTCAGTATTCCTTTCGGTGATTGATCAACCTCTGGTGT
This genomic window contains:
- a CDS encoding ATP-binding cassette domain-containing protein, coding for MDHVNIEFKAGLIHSILGPNGCGKSTLLKVLSRRLQGESGVFYIDVKYVKTHSLISNLMQRNSSMI
- a CDS encoding ABC transporter substrate-binding protein, whose product is MSLIFIFALMGCSSHTNQSHHSANTPDSVAAENPSSSETSSFNQQQYLIFEDDVEQEVILNKKPERVVILNTEALNLFYQLGGQAVGRASALGTPVPEVAMGAEDVGQINQISLEKITSMNPDLVIGHPRFHANLKEALATSHIPLALVNVNSYDHIQRTGKLFGQIIGKESETEEVLKETDNHVQMIINQVPDTTPKFAFISIASTGLSIQKSGSLALDIADKLKLKNVAEGMQSGQMPNSVPYSIEKLIEADPEYLFMIVYGTEEYGRQKIKDDFESNPAWASLRAVKENRMVFLPSDFVNSPGLKIDQLFEYLAKLVYPDEYGK
- a CDS encoding DJ-1/PfpI family protein, which translates into the protein MQTWKVGILLFEDVEVLDFAGPFEVFAVTALNRGQADEYKPFEVTTISESGHFITARNGLKVIPDYSLNNAPAYDLLVIPGGIGTRREIHNTILLDWIRKRYEEVQWMTSVCTGAFLLAKAGVLDDKSATTHWASLERLRNDYPKVTVVEGVKFVDEDRIVTSAGISAGIDMAFHMINRLLGTTVAERTARIMQYDIYFDGQATR
- a CDS encoding InlB B-repeat-containing protein, yielding MNKRWISLLMVLIILLGMVPTFATAASTDNWVNRKPNNLVTSNQDVCYGNGKFMAVTDEGGILTSSDGTSWTYYEPENTLKLSSISCDNGQFVAVTRAGLASSSSDGVIWKTGHTLNNYLSLWGVSYGNGLYVAVGNKIAGNIGAIYTSTTSETPDLWTDRNVSTTSVLKGVTYGNQKFVAVGQNGTILTSSDGVSWTSQNSGTAADLKGVKYLNGKFVSWAVDGTTILTSVDGVSWSKITTSGLICEKCALVNSGVLHSVSYGNGTYVGVGSFNSIYTSSDLVSWTKSYEAAFGSLNGVTYGNGTFIVVGNRGDIFQNIDLPTYTVTYNGNGSTGGTVPTDSNPYEQHATVTVRGNTGSLVKTGHTFAGWNTASNGTGTAYAANATFGMGAANVTLYAQWTANPTYTVTYNGNGSTGGTVPTDSNPYEQHATVTVRGNTGSLVKTGHTFAGWNTASNGTGTAYAANATFGMGSANVTLYAQWTVNPTYTVTYNGNGSTGGTVPTDSNPYEQHATVTVRGNTGSLVKTGHTFAGWNTASNGTGTAYAANATFGMGSANVTLYAQWTVNPTYTVTYNGNGSTGGTVPTDSNPYEQHATVTVRGNTGSLVKTGHTFAGWNTASNGTGTAYAANATFGMGSANVTLYAQWTVNPTYTVTYNGNGSTGGTVPTDSNPYEQHATVTVRGNTGSLVKTGHTFAGWNTASNGTGTAYAANATFGMGAANVTLYAQWTVNPTYTVTYNGNGSTGGTVPTDSNPYEQHATVTVRGNTGSLVKTGHTFAGWNTASNGTGTAYAANATFGMGAANVTLYAQWTVNPTYTVTYNGNGSTGGTVPTDSNSYEQHATVTVLGNTGSLVKTGHTFTGWNTAADGTGTPYAANATFGMGAANVTLYAQWTANPTYTVTYNGNGSTGGSVPTDSNPYAQNATVTVLGNTGSLVKTGHTFTGWNTAANGSGTSYVTGATFTMAAANVTLYAQWTASPGGGSGGSPTPPDDSKVISVNGDLSLPAGKTGKVSLGDAITIDIPANATDKELKLTIEKLTGTQDLLTDEDVLASPIFEILKNFSENFSKPVTLTFKFDPTKLSGNQRAAVFYYDEVQKKWVEVGGVVRGNQITAEVTHFTKFAVMVVGQAASEPKPTINFSDISAHWAKASIKQAVSSGIVTGYQDGTFKPDKTVTRAEFAVMLMNALKTQGAGAVLTFTDTAKIGSWAQKAVAQAVQAGIINGYEDGTFRPTGEITRAEMAAMIAGALGKYSEANATATSFADDKDIPAWAKAAVAYVKQASIVQGKGDNQFAPGDHATRAEAVTVLLNMLAQMSK
- a CDS encoding iron ABC transporter permease, giving the protein MNMENKSASDFRKTASWRITVFLILILLAVAGVIFSLVSGAVKVSLMEIIHVFTGSEQGSIRDIIWNVRLPRTLIAGLVGLNLSLAGVLLQGVMRNMMADPHIIGVSSGAGLFGITTLVMFPAYAYLMTPVAFLGALGAALIIYALAWKNGANPGRIILAGVAVSAFFSSGTTGLLTFYSDRVHGALLFLVGGLSAKSWPQLQTLLPYTIIGVLFAQMAAPRMNILMLGDSYAKGLGLHVERTRLLVTAVAALLAASAVSVVGLLAFIGMVVPHAARLLIGNDYRILLPATALLGIAVLTIFDTLARILFAPIELPVGIIMGAVGAPFFLYLLRKRGMQE